The Flavobacterium sp. CBA20B-1 genome includes the window CGGTAGCAATTCCTGTTTCTTCTAACCCTATGTTTTCTATGTTTGATTTGATACCCACTGCTGAAAGTAAAATATCAGCTTCTAAAATTTCTTCTCCTTTAGCCGTTTTTACAGTAGCTTTAACGCCTTCGCCCGATGTATCAACTTTTTCAACAGATGAATTGGTCATGATTGTAATGCCCGATTTTTTCAAAGAACGTTCAAATTGTTTTGATACATCTTCATCTTCCACCGGAACAATATTCGGCATGAACTCAACAATCGTAACATCAGTTCCCATTGAATTATAGAAATGAGCAAACTCAACCCCAATAGCTCCAGAACCAACAACGATCATTTTCTTTGGTTGCGTTGGTAACGTCATTGCTTGGCGGTAACCAATTACTTTTTTACCATCTTGCGGTAAGTTTGGCAATTCGCGCGAACGAGCACCTGTTGCAATAATAATGTGATCTGCAGAAATTTCGGTTACGTTGCCGTCTTTATCTGTCACATCTACTTTTTTGCCTGGTTTTACTTTTCCGAAACCATCAATCACTTCGATTTTGTTTTTCTTCATTAGAAATTGAACACCTTTGCTCATTCCTTCTGCAACACCGCGAGAACGTGCAATAACAGCATTAAAATCTTTGTCAACTTCGCCATTGATCGTTAAACCATAATCGGCAGCGTGTTTTAAATAATCGAAAACTTGTGCAGATTTCAACAAAGCTTTGGTAGGAATACACCCCCAATTTAAACAGATTCCGCCTAAATTTTCTTTTTCTACCACGGCAACTTTAAAACCCAATTGCGAAGCTCTAATAGCTGTTACGTATCCGCCTGGACCGCTACCTAAGATGATGATGTCGTATTTCATTTTTATTTGTTTTTAGCTTTAAGCATACAGCTTTTCAGCGTTGATTTTTTTTAATATTAAATATGCTATATTTGTGTTGCGAATTTAAGAATTTTTTTAAAACTTTTATACGCTTTTTTATTTGTTAATTGACTGATGTTGAACTTGCATATTGCGATTCGTACAGATTTTTATAAGCACCGCTTTCTTTTGCAAGTAATTGGGCATGTGTGCCAGTTTCCAAAATAGCACCTTGATCCATTACCACGATTAAATCGGCATTTACAATGGTTGCCAAACGGTGCGCAATGATGATTGATGTACGGTCTTTTGTTACGATTTCCACTGCATTTTGTAATAATTCTTCTGAATACGTATCAATAGAAGAAGTGGCTTCGTCTAAAATCAAAATACTTGGATTGCTCATATATGCACGTAAAAATGCAATTAATTGTCGCTGACCCGATGACAGCATCACACCGCGTTCTTTTACGTTGTAATCGTATCCGCCGGGAAGTTTTTCAATAAAATCGTTAATCCCAATCTTTTTTGCTGCAGCAATCACATCTTCTTTGCTGACACTTGGATTATCTAAAAGAATATTGTTTAGAATAGAATCTGAAAAAAGGAAAACATCTTGCAAAACCACTGCAATTTGATTTCTTAAACTGCTTAAAGTAAATTCATTAATATTTCTTCCATCAATCAAAATCTCGCCCGATTCTATATCGTAAAATCGACTTAAAAGATTGGCAATGGTTGATTTTCCTGCACCCGAAGCTCCAACAAAAGCGACTGTTTGCCCTGCCTTAATGTTCAGATTGATATTGTTAATTACTTTTTTGCCGTTGCTGTAACTAAAAGCTACATTCTTAAAATCGATCGCACCATTAAAAGCAGGAGCTGTAAGTTTGCCTTCTTCTTGAATTAAATCATCACGGTCTAAAATTTCGAAAACTCGATCTGCAGCTACAATTCCCATTTGCATCACATTGAATTTATCGGCAATTTGTCGCAACGGGTTAAACAACATCGAAATCATCATGGTATATCCAAACAAATCTCCGGTTGTGGTTAAATTATCGCCTTGAACAATGGTAAATCCACCATAAATAATTACGCAACCCAATGTAACCGCCGATACAATATCGGCAATAGGGAAGAAGATGGAGTTGTACAGAATGTTTTTCTGCCAGGCATCGTTGTGTTTTTGGTTGATTTTTTTAAAGTTTTCGTATTCAATTTGCTCACGGTTGAACAGTTGAACAATTTTCATCCCCGTTAAACGTTCTTGAATAAACGTGTTTAAATTGGCAACTTGTAAACGCACTTCTTCAAAAGCAACTTTCATGTGTTTTTGAAAAATTCGGGTAGCATACAGTAAAATGGGCATGGCTACAATCACAATGAGTGTTAGTTTCCAATTCATCCACAACATAATGCCCAAAACAACCAACATTTTTAAAACATCGCCCACAATCATAAAGAGTCCTTGGCTGAAAATACTTGCAATATTTTCAATATCGGATACATTTCGAGTTATTAATTTACCAACGGGCTCGTTATCAAAAAAGCTCAATCGAAATTTAAGCATTTTTTGAAACAAATTGGTACGAATATCTTTAATAATGTTTTGTCCCAACCAACTTGCAATATAGGTAAAGAAAAACTGCGAACACACTTCTAAAAGAAGTACCAAAGCCATTAACGCAACGTAAATATTCAGTCCGTTTAAATCGGCTTTTGCAATATACACATCTACAACGTTTTTAACCATGTAAGGGCGCAACGCTCCGAAAATAGAAAGCGTGATAACTGTTACAACCACCCAAAAAATTTTGTCTTTGTAGGGTTGGGCGTAGTGCATTACTTTTTTTAGTGTAGAAGTTTTAGTTTGTTTCATTTATATATGGATAAACTACTTTTGTTAAATACAATCCGTGAGCAGGTACTGAAAAACCTGCATTGCCACGATTTTTACTTTGAATGATTTCATGAACATCTTGAACCGAGATTTTTCCGATACCCACATTAATCAGCGTTCCCACAATGGCGCGAACCATATTGCGCAAAAAACGATTTGCAGAAATATGAAAAATCAATTGTGAACCGTTTTTTTCCCAATAAGCAGTGGTGATGTTGCAATTAAACGTAAAAACATCGGTATGTGTTTTACTGAAACATTCAAAATCTTCATATAGCAGCAAAATTCTCGCTGCTTCGTTCATTTTATCAATGTCTAAATTTTTAAACTGATAATAACTTAAATTCTTTAAAAAGCTGTTTTTGAATGTATGGATATGATATTCATACGAACGCGAAACGGCATCGAAACGGGCGTGTGCCTCCTTATCCACCTCAAAGAAATTAAAAACGGTAATATCTTCAGGCAAAAACGAATTCAATTTTTGAACCATTTTTGCTGCATCAAAAACCACATCGGTATCAAAATGAGCATACATTAATTTTGCGTGCACACCGGCATCGGTTCTGCCAGCACCAATTAACTCAAATGGGTCTTTAAACAAAATATTTAAAGCTTTGGTTAACACTTCTTGTACGCTGATTGCGGTTGGTTGAAACTGCCAGCCGTGGTAATTTGTACCGTTATATGCAAACTGAATAAAGTACCTCAATTATTAAAATTTTAAACATACAAATATACTTTAATTTCACAGAATGCGTGTATTAACAAAAAACTAAATATTTTTGTAGAAACAATATTTTCATGAAAAAACAATTATTTCTATTCTTTTTGCTGCTACATTTTGTAGCAAATGCACAGCATTTCGATGATTATTTTGTTGATAAAACCTTGCGTTTGGATTATATTTTTGCAGGAAACCACGAAAATCAGCAAGCTTTTTTAGGAGATAAGATACAGTTAGATAAATGGCACGGACGGGTTGATAATCTGTCTGTTACGCCCATTCAAGGCAACGGTCAAATTAAGGTTTATAGCACAGCAAATAATCAATTAATCTATGTGTTGCCATTTGGAAGTTTGTTTCAGGAATGGTTGACCTTGGAAGATGCAAAAAAACAATTTAAAAGTTTTGAAAACTCTTTTTTAATTCCTTTTCCAAAAGAACCAATTCGGGTTGATGTTACTTTTTTCACAGCAGATAGACATGAACGAATAGTATCGCAGCAATTTATCGATCCAAAAGATATTTTGATTCGAAAAGCTAAAGATGTTAACAATCCGTATGAAATTGTTCATCATTCTAAAGTAAAAAATCCTATTAAAATAGCGTTGGTTGCCGAAGGATATACTGAAGCCGAATTAGATCTTTTCATGGAATACGCCCACAAAACGGTTGAAAATTTATTTAAACATCAGGTTTTAAAAAAATACCAAGATTATTTTGAAATTGTAGCCGTGAAAACCGTTTCAAAACAGTCAGGCATAAGTATTCCATCAAAAAATATTTGGCTGAATACGGCGGTTCAATCAAATTTTGATACGTTTTATTCAGAAAGATATTTAACCACGCTTCACACCAAATTATTGCACACCCAATTGGAAAATATTCCGTATCAGCACATTATTATCTTGGCGAACACCGACTTTTATGGCGGTGGCGGAATTTTGAATTCGTACAGTTTAACAACTACGAAGAACAAAGAATTTGCACCGGTTGTAGTTCATGAATTCGGTCATAGTTTTGCAGGTTTGGCAGATGAATATTTTTACGAAGAAGATGTTTTTGAAAATAAAGCAACCTTAAGTGTGGAACCTTGGGAGAAAAATATCACATCATTGGTTGATTTTTCATCTAAATGGAAGTATTTATTGAGCGATAAAATGCCGGTTCCAACGCCTTATTCTAGATATAAAGAAGGTGTGATAGGTGCATTTGAAGGATTAAAAGGCAACGGATTGTATATTCCTACATTAACTTGCCGAATGAAAATTAATAATACAAAAGATTTTTGCCCGGTTTGTAGCAACGCCATCGAAGAAATGATTTTATTTTACACCACAAATCAAACCAAATAAATGAAGAAAATTTTGTTACTGTCTGACACACACAGCTACATTGATGACCGAATATTGCACTATACAGAACAAGCAGATGAGGTGTGGCATGCGGGCGATATTGGCGATTTAAAGGTGACCGATGCATTAAAAAAGCGCAAACCTTTGCAGGCTGTTTACGGAAATATTGATGATGCAGAAGCACGAAAAGAATTTCCGTTAGATGCTGTTTTTACATGCGAAGGAATGACAGTTTGGATAACGCATATTGGTGGTTATCCGGGAAAGTATCCTGCAAGAATTAAAGAAGGTTTTCTAAAATACAAACCCGATATTTTTATATGCGGACACTCGCATATCCTAAAAGTACAATTTGATCAACAATTTCATTGTTTAACATTAAACCCTGGCGCAGCAGGTATTTATGGGTTTCATCAAATGCGGACTATGTTGCGTT containing:
- the lpdA gene encoding dihydrolipoyl dehydrogenase; protein product: MKYDIIILGSGPGGYVTAIRASQLGFKVAVVEKENLGGICLNWGCIPTKALLKSAQVFDYLKHAADYGLTINGEVDKDFNAVIARSRGVAEGMSKGVQFLMKKNKIEVIDGFGKVKPGKKVDVTDKDGNVTEISADHIIIATGARSRELPNLPQDGKKVIGYRQAMTLPTQPKKMIVVGSGAIGVEFAHFYNSMGTDVTIVEFMPNIVPVEDEDVSKQFERSLKKSGITIMTNSSVEKVDTSGEGVKATVKTAKGEEILEADILLSAVGIKSNIENIGLEETGIATDRDKILVNDFYQTNIPGYYAIGDVVPGQALAHVASAEGILCVEKIAGLHVEPLDYGNIPGCTYATPEIASVGMTEKKAKEAGYEIKVGKFPFSASGKAKAAGTPDGFVKVIFDAKYGEWLGCHMIGAGVTDMIAEAVVARKLETTGHEILKAVHPHPTMSEAVMEAVAAAYDEVIHL
- a CDS encoding ABC transporter ATP-binding protein codes for the protein MKQTKTSTLKKVMHYAQPYKDKIFWVVVTVITLSIFGALRPYMVKNVVDVYIAKADLNGLNIYVALMALVLLLEVCSQFFFTYIASWLGQNIIKDIRTNLFQKMLKFRLSFFDNEPVGKLITRNVSDIENIASIFSQGLFMIVGDVLKMLVVLGIMLWMNWKLTLIVIVAMPILLYATRIFQKHMKVAFEEVRLQVANLNTFIQERLTGMKIVQLFNREQIEYENFKKINQKHNDAWQKNILYNSIFFPIADIVSAVTLGCVIIYGGFTIVQGDNLTTTGDLFGYTMMISMLFNPLRQIADKFNVMQMGIVAADRVFEILDRDDLIQEEGKLTAPAFNGAIDFKNVAFSYSNGKKVINNINLNIKAGQTVAFVGASGAGKSTIANLLSRFYDIESGEILIDGRNINEFTLSSLRNQIAVVLQDVFLFSDSILNNILLDNPSVSKEDVIAAAKKIGINDFIEKLPGGYDYNVKERGVMLSSGQRQLIAFLRAYMSNPSILILDEATSSIDTYSEELLQNAVEIVTKDRTSIIIAHRLATIVNADLIVVMDQGAILETGTHAQLLAKESGAYKNLYESQYASSTSVN
- a CDS encoding IgA Peptidase M64, yielding MKKQLFLFFLLLHFVANAQHFDDYFVDKTLRLDYIFAGNHENQQAFLGDKIQLDKWHGRVDNLSVTPIQGNGQIKVYSTANNQLIYVLPFGSLFQEWLTLEDAKKQFKSFENSFLIPFPKEPIRVDVTFFTADRHERIVSQQFIDPKDILIRKAKDVNNPYEIVHHSKVKNPIKIALVAEGYTEAELDLFMEYAHKTVENLFKHQVLKKYQDYFEIVAVKTVSKQSGISIPSKNIWLNTAVQSNFDTFYSERYLTTLHTKLLHTQLENIPYQHIIILANTDFYGGGGILNSYSLTTTKNKEFAPVVVHEFGHSFAGLADEYFYEEDVFENKATLSVEPWEKNITSLVDFSSKWKYLLSDKMPVPTPYSRYKEGVIGAFEGLKGNGLYIPTLTCRMKINNTKDFCPVCSNAIEEMILFYTTNQTK
- the truA gene encoding tRNA pseudouridine(38-40) synthase TruA; its protein translation is MRYFIQFAYNGTNYHGWQFQPTAISVQEVLTKALNILFKDPFELIGAGRTDAGVHAKLMYAHFDTDVVFDAAKMVQKLNSFLPEDITVFNFFEVDKEAHARFDAVSRSYEYHIHTFKNSFLKNLSYYQFKNLDIDKMNEAARILLLYEDFECFSKTHTDVFTFNCNITTAYWEKNGSQLIFHISANRFLRNMVRAIVGTLINVGIGKISVQDVHEIIQSKNRGNAGFSVPAHGLYLTKVVYPYINETN
- a CDS encoding metallophosphoesterase family protein; this encodes MKKILLLSDTHSYIDDRILHYTEQADEVWHAGDIGDLKVTDALKKRKPLQAVYGNIDDAEARKEFPLDAVFTCEGMTVWITHIGGYPGKYPARIKEGFLKYKPDIFICGHSHILKVQFDQQFHCLTLNPGAAGIYGFHQMRTMLRFEIEERKIKNLEVIELGKR